GCTGGATGAGGTGATCGACTTCCCCCATCCGCCCTTCGGGCACCTTCCCCCGCAGGCGGGGGAAGGGAGCACGGCCAATGTCCGGGTCTTGCTGTCGCGTTGCAGCGATGTCATCGAGGCACGAGCACACGCGGTCTTCCTGCCCTGCTACGACCGGCGATGGATGCTGGACGGCGCTGGATGAGGTGATCGAGTGCCCCCATCCGCCCTTCGGGCACCTTCCCCCGCAGGCGGGGGAAGGGAGCACGGCCAATGTCCGGGTCTTGCTGTCGCGTTGCAGCGATGTCATCGAGGCACGAGTACGCGCGGGCGGCCTCCTTGCCACGCCAACGCGGGCGACGGATGCTGGACGGCGCTGGATGAGTCGATCGACTGCCCCCATCCGCCCTTCGGTCACCTTCCCCCGCAGGCGGGGGAAGGGAGCCAAGCGGGGCGTGCCAGCCCGGATGTCTCAACGGCATGGGAACTCACGCCAGCACACACACACTTGCCCCTCTCCCGCCTGCGGGAGAGGGGATGGGGTGAGGGCACGACGAAGGCATGAAATCTCAGCAGCCGGCTGGTGGCACGTCACCATGGGACCGTTATCGGCGCCGGTGCAAGGAGCGCTGTGGCTGTTCCAGCGCAACCAATTGCCATCGTTCAAGACAGCACCACACCGCTGGAAGCAGCCGCCGACTACACCACCGTCAAATTCGCGTAGGCCATCACCAGCCACTTGGCGCCGACGTCGTCGAACTGCACCTGCACCCGCGCATGCGCGCCGGCACCTTCGTAGTCCACGACCACGCCGCCCCCAAATTTGGGGTGCTCGACATTGGCGCCAAGCTTGATCGGCGCCGTCTCCACGATGCCGTGCACCGGGCCACCACGTGCCGCGCCAAGCGATGCAGTGCGCGAGACCTGCACCTTCGGGCGCACTTCGTTGAGCAGATCGCGCGGGATCTCGCGCAGGAAGCGCGAGGGCACGTTGTAGTTGTCCTGCCCGTGGATGCGCCGCGATTCGGCGTAGCACAGCACCAGTTTCTGCCGCGCGCGGGTGATGCCCACATAGGCCAGGCGGCGCTCTTCTTCCAGCCGGCCGGTTTCTTCCAGCGAGCGCGCACTGGGGAACAGGCCGTCCTCCAGCCCGACCAGGAACACGATCGGGAACTCCAGGCCCTTGGCCGAATGCAGCGTCATCAACTGCACGCCTTCCTCGCCGGCCTGCGCCTGGCCTTCGCCGGCTTCCAGCGACGCATAAGCCAGGAACGCGACCAGCTCGGTCATGCCCTGGCTGTCTTCATCGTCCGGCCGGGTGAAGCGTGAGGCGACCGAGACCAGTTCGTCCAGGTTCTCGGTGCGCGATTCCGAATCCAGCCCACCGCGGCTCTCTTTCGCCCAGTGATCGCGCAGGCCCGAACGCATCAGCACGTGGTCGATGCGTTCGGCCAGTTCCATCTGCCCGGTTTCGGCATGCAGCTGGCCGACCAGGCTGAGGAAGCCGGCCAGGGCGTTGCGCGCGCGTGCGGCCAGGCTGTTTTCCTGCGTGGCCAGCATCGCCGCTTCCCACAACGACAGCGCATTGGCGCGCGCCAGCCGGCGCACTTCGTCCAGCGTGCGGTCGCCGATCCCACGGGTGGGCGTATTGACCGCGCGTTCGAACGCGGCGTCGTCGCTGCGGTTGGTGAGCAGGCGCAGGTAGGCCAGTGCGTCCTTGATTTCGGCGCGCTCGAAGAAGCGCATGCCGCCATACACGCGGTAGGGCAGCTGTTCGGAGATCAGCGCCTCTTCCAGCGCGCGCGATTGCGCGTTGCTGCGGTAGAGCACCGCCACTTCGCCATAGCTGCCGCCATCGCGCACCCATTGGCGCGCGCGCTCGACCACATAGCGGGCTTCGTCCACTTCGTTGTAGGCCGCATACAGATCGATCGGGTCGCCATCGCCCGAGTCGGTCCACAGCTGCTTGCCGATGCGGTCCGGGTTGTGCGCGATCACCGCATTGGCCGCGCCCAGGATATTGGCGCTGGAACGGTAGTTCTGCTCCAGCCGCACGGTCTGCGCGCCGGGGAAGTCCTTCAGGAAGCGCTGCACGTTCTCGACCTTGGCGCCGCGCCAGCCATAGATGGCCTGGTCGTCGTCGCCCACCACGAACACATTGCCCGATTCGCCGGCCAGCACCCGCACGAAGGCGTACTGGATGGCGTTGGTGTCCTGGAACTCGTCCACCAGAATTTCGCGGAAGCGTGCGCGGTAGTGCGCCAGCAGCGCCGGCGTATCGCGCAAC
The window above is part of the Xanthomonas campestris pv. badrii genome. Proteins encoded here:
- the uvrD gene encoding DNA helicase II, whose product is MDVSHLLDHLNPAQREAVSAPPGHYLVLAGAGSGKTRVLIHRIAWLNEVQGVPNHGIFAVTFTNKAAGEMRHRTDLQLRNGSRGMWIGTFHGLAHRLLRLHWQDARLPEGFQVMDSDDQLRLVKRVVQSLELDEGKYPPKQLSWWINEQKDEGRRPQHIQPEPNDDWTEVRRQVYAAYQERCDRSGLLDFAELLLRAHELLRDTPALLAHYRARFREILVDEFQDTNAIQYAFVRVLAGESGNVFVVGDDDQAIYGWRGAKVENVQRFLKDFPGAQTVRLEQNYRSSANILGAANAVIAHNPDRIGKQLWTDSGDGDPIDLYAAYNEVDEARYVVERARQWVRDGGSYGEVAVLYRSNAQSRALEEALISEQLPYRVYGGMRFFERAEIKDALAYLRLLTNRSDDAAFERAVNTPTRGIGDRTLDEVRRLARANALSLWEAAMLATQENSLAARARNALAGFLSLVGQLHAETGQMELAERIDHVLMRSGLRDHWAKESRGGLDSESRTENLDELVSVASRFTRPDDEDSQGMTELVAFLAYASLEAGEGQAQAGEEGVQLMTLHSAKGLEFPIVFLVGLEDGLFPSARSLEETGRLEEERRLAYVGITRARQKLVLCYAESRRIHGQDNYNVPSRFLREIPRDLLNEVRPKVQVSRTASLGAARGGPVHGIVETAPIKLGANVEHPKFGGGVVVDYEGAGAHARVQVQFDDVGAKWLVMAYANLTVV